One segment of Nostoc flagelliforme CCNUN1 DNA contains the following:
- a CDS encoding M16 family metallopeptidase: MKLRSYMLIGFFLSLLLSIVPFSGNFTNAATPTTAAPVSAVSFTQGVQKTVLDNGLTVLTKEVHTAPVVSVQVWYKVGSRNEVKGENGISHQLEHLMFKGTTDRPVQFGRLFSALGSQFNAFTSYDQTAYFGTVQRDKLEALLTLEADRMENSLIGPDQLTSEKRVVISELQGYENSPGYRLSRAVMRDAFPNRAYGLPVGGTKADVEKFTVEQVRNYYQTYYSPENATLVITGDFATEPVLKVVKETYGKLAKRAKTAVAKNSAQVTAPTSAAKKAPIILKQPGSAALLQAVYPLPDIKHPDVPAIDVMDAILTGGRSSRLYQALVESGFASSVSGGAAELIEPGWYEINATAAPGQELGKIAQVLQESLAKLQQQPVTTEELNRAKTQLQASFILGNQDITSQASQLGYNQTVAGDYRFIEQYLAAIAKVTPAQVQQAAKTYLNPAKQTIGFFEPTQPDGKPGASSAGSGRTVENFSPGKPVDPAELAKYLPPATSATDSGKQSLPEEFTLNNGLRVLLLRDRNLPTINLSGQIDAGTEFDGNQKAGLANLTAANLMNGTQTKNALTLAKTLEDRGADLNFSTSREGVSVSGEGLSANLPILIQTLADVLENATFPADQLELSRQRALTSLKVQLDDPRGLGRQVFQQAIYPENHPFHSFPTAESLKSITRDDLLGFYQTHYRPDSTTIALVGDFDPLKVKLLLYQAFGKWSATGKPPFLKIPSVPLPQTLTRLNKVIPGKSEAVTYIGYNGISRKDPRYYAALVLNQILGGDTLSSRLGTEVRDRQGLTYGIYSAFATGINPGPFLIQMQTAPGDAQKAIASTLALLKQLREQGVTESEFNTAKRSITNSYPVDLANPSDVSSIILNNAVLGLSRSEIREFPQKIQAVTMAQMQQAIEDLIKPENLIIVTVGPGDTVTKGS; encoded by the coding sequence ATGAAGCTACGCTCATATATGCTAATAGGATTTTTTCTTAGCCTTCTGCTAAGTATTGTGCCTTTTTCGGGCAATTTCACCAATGCTGCAACACCAACAACAGCCGCACCTGTATCAGCTGTCTCATTCACCCAAGGGGTGCAAAAAACGGTATTGGACAACGGCTTAACGGTGCTAACTAAAGAAGTCCATACCGCTCCAGTAGTGAGCGTACAAGTTTGGTATAAAGTTGGCTCACGTAACGAGGTTAAGGGAGAGAATGGCATTTCTCACCAGCTAGAACATTTAATGTTCAAGGGTACAACTGACCGTCCTGTGCAGTTTGGAAGGTTATTTAGTGCCTTGGGTAGCCAGTTCAATGCTTTTACTAGTTATGACCAAACAGCTTACTTTGGCACAGTGCAACGAGACAAACTCGAAGCATTGTTGACACTGGAAGCCGATCGCATGGAAAACTCTTTAATTGGGCCTGATCAACTCACAAGTGAAAAGCGGGTGGTAATCTCCGAGTTACAGGGGTACGAAAATTCACCAGGCTATCGTCTGAGTCGGGCAGTGATGCGAGATGCTTTCCCTAATAGAGCATACGGCTTACCTGTGGGAGGCACAAAAGCTGATGTAGAAAAATTCACGGTGGAGCAGGTGCGGAATTATTACCAAACCTACTACAGCCCAGAAAATGCCACGTTGGTGATTACAGGGGATTTTGCCACAGAACCTGTACTCAAAGTTGTTAAAGAAACTTATGGGAAGTTGGCAAAACGAGCCAAGACGGCTGTGGCTAAAAATTCCGCCCAGGTGACTGCTCCTACCTCTGCTGCGAAAAAAGCACCGATCATCCTCAAGCAACCTGGAAGTGCGGCACTACTGCAAGCGGTGTATCCTTTGCCAGATATCAAGCATCCTGATGTCCCAGCAATTGATGTGATGGATGCCATCCTTACAGGCGGACGTAGTTCTAGGCTTTACCAAGCTTTGGTGGAATCTGGATTCGCTAGTTCAGTGAGTGGCGGTGCTGCCGAACTCATTGAACCAGGTTGGTATGAAATTAATGCTACGGCGGCTCCGGGTCAAGAGTTAGGGAAAATTGCTCAGGTGCTCCAGGAATCTTTAGCAAAATTGCAACAGCAGCCAGTTACCACAGAAGAATTGAACCGGGCGAAGACACAACTGCAAGCCTCCTTTATTTTGGGGAACCAAGACATCACTAGTCAGGCAAGCCAATTGGGATATAACCAAACTGTGGCTGGCGATTATCGTTTTATTGAACAGTATCTGGCTGCGATCGCAAAAGTCACCCCAGCCCAAGTGCAGCAAGCAGCAAAAACTTACCTCAATCCCGCCAAACAAACCATCGGCTTCTTTGAGCCAACTCAACCAGATGGTAAACCAGGAGCTTCCAGTGCTGGTTCTGGTCGCACAGTGGAAAATTTCAGCCCTGGTAAGCCTGTAGATCCAGCAGAACTGGCGAAATATCTGCCACCTGCCACATCAGCTACAGATTCGGGCAAACAATCATTACCAGAAGAGTTTACCTTAAATAATGGTTTGCGGGTTTTGCTCTTGCGCGATCGCAACCTCCCCACGATTAACTTGAGTGGACAAATTGACGCTGGTACTGAATTTGACGGCAACCAAAAAGCTGGATTAGCGAATTTAACTGCGGCCAACTTAATGAATGGGACGCAGACTAAAAATGCTCTTACGCTAGCAAAAACCTTAGAAGACCGGGGAGCCGATTTGAATTTCAGTACCAGCCGCGAGGGAGTTAGCGTTAGCGGTGAGGGACTTTCAGCGAACCTGCCGATATTGATTCAAACTCTGGCAGATGTGTTAGAAAACGCCACTTTCCCAGCCGACCAGTTAGAACTGAGCCGCCAACGGGCACTGACAAGTCTCAAAGTCCAGCTAGATGACCCCAGAGGTTTAGGAAGACAAGTATTTCAGCAAGCAATTTACCCAGAAAATCATCCATTCCACAGCTTTCCCACAGCCGAAAGTTTAAAGAGTATTACTCGTGATGATTTGCTTGGCTTCTACCAGACACACTACCGACCAGATAGCACAACGATCGCTTTAGTTGGAGACTTTGATCCGCTTAAAGTAAAATTGTTGCTATATCAGGCGTTTGGCAAATGGTCAGCCACGGGTAAGCCACCTTTTCTGAAAATACCATCCGTGCCATTGCCGCAAACTTTGACACGTTTAAACAAAGTCATACCTGGTAAATCCGAAGCTGTTACCTACATCGGCTACAACGGTATCTCTCGGAAAGATCCACGTTATTATGCAGCACTGGTACTGAATCAAATTTTGGGTGGTGATACCTTATCGAGCCGCTTGGGTACGGAAGTGCGCGATCGCCAGGGTCTAACCTACGGTATCTATAGTGCTTTTGCCACCGGAATCAATCCCGGCCCGTTCTTGATTCAGATGCAGACTGCTCCTGGTGATGCCCAAAAAGCGATCGCTAGTACTCTCGCTTTACTCAAACAGTTGCGCGAGCAAGGAGTAACTGAGTCTGAATTCAACACGGCAAAACGCTCAATTACTAATAGCTATCCTGTGGATTTAGCTAATCCCAGTGACGTATCAAGCATCATTTTGAATAATGCTGTTTTAGGACTTTCACGCTCAGAAATCCGAGAGTTTCCCCAGAAGATTCAAGCAGTCACGATGGCTCAGATGCAACAGGCAATTGAGGATTTAATTAAGCCGGAAAATCTGATAATTGTCACTGTTGGCCCTGGAGATACTGTAACCAAGGGCAGCTAA
- a CDS encoding DUF4231 domain-containing protein, which yields MAKKDSYHEILKKDFNNLFEGMKLGDVQKHFLRSRWLDQVLWMERKANFSRDRHYFLRITTIVGGVILPALVSLNINTTLQVNNRARDVIIWSTFGLSQIVAISAAIEEFFHYGERWRHYRRTVESLKSQGWQFSQLTGPYRNYTSHEQAFNLFAGNVEDIIQRDVEIYSTQVVQEKKEEKESQENSIVMLNTKITNLQEKKEEE from the coding sequence ATGGCAAAAAAAGATAGTTATCATGAAATTTTAAAGAAAGATTTTAACAATTTATTTGAAGGTATGAAGTTAGGCGATGTGCAAAAACATTTTTTGCGATCGCGCTGGTTAGACCAAGTACTCTGGATGGAAAGGAAGGCGAATTTTTCACGCGATCGCCATTATTTCTTGCGGATAACGACTATTGTTGGTGGTGTAATTCTCCCGGCATTGGTAAGTCTAAACATCAACACTACTCTACAAGTTAACAATAGAGCCAGGGATGTCATTATCTGGTCAACTTTTGGTTTGAGCCAAATAGTTGCTATTAGTGCTGCCATTGAAGAGTTTTTTCACTATGGAGAACGTTGGCGACACTATCGCCGTACAGTCGAATCATTAAAAAGCCAAGGGTGGCAATTCTCACAGTTGACAGGGCCTTATCGTAATTATACAAGCCATGAACAGGCGTTTAATCTTTTTGCAGGTAATGTAGAAGATATTATTCAACGAGATGTGGAAATATACTCCACTCAAGTTGTACAAGAAAAGAAAGAAGAAAAAGAGAGTCAGGAAAACTCTATCGTGATGCTAAATACAAAGATAACCAATTTACAAGAAAAGAAAGAAGAAGAATAA